In Scylla paramamosain isolate STU-SP2022 chromosome 1, ASM3559412v1, whole genome shotgun sequence, one DNA window encodes the following:
- the LOC135102840 gene encoding uncharacterized protein LOC135102840, with translation MSNASASASSGSPNTLHVSATIKGLPIPEPISEFRGESPQERAHDFIRSCEDVMRSNPITDEDKIFFVKSKLAGEASRMMNTSAFSPREIGTSYANFKKNFLKIFGNKSQTDLMALASKVSVRLAAEANSLHEMKALIPTHQFVTDYMDVLQLNNWFQGDSMTETNFRRLLEFIFYMALVNEEVRKNASYFSFKPGDTVADLAVLIREKKGLPGSSLETQISLVAPLVSDDQSEPCAAAMAKPGNVCSYCHKIGHVEKICFKKQKDQKLASNKSDSKNKAKGNNLSVRPRTGVSPHVNTGRTRCYKDVTTQYCIIHGQCKHSSEQCKDIINMRIEKQVRIVQSSRGKTSAL, from the coding sequence ATGTCTAACgcttctgcttctgcctctAGTGGCTCTCCTAATACCTTGCATGTATCTGCTACAATTAAGGGACTTCCTATTCCTGAACCAATATCAGAATTTCGTGGAGAAAGCCCGCAAGAACGGGCTCATGACTTCATCCGTTCGTGTGAGGATGTTATGAGATCAAATCCTATCACAGATGAAGACAAGATCTTTTTCGTCAAGTCCAAATTGGCTGGAGAAGCATCACGCATGATGAATACCAGCGCTTTTAGTCCGCGTGAAATAGGGACTAGTTATGctaatttcaagaaaaatttcttgaaaATTTTTGGGAATAAGAGCCAAACTGATCTTATGGCACTAGCATCCAAGGTGAGTGTTAGGTTAGCAGCTGAAGCTAACTCTCTTCATGAAATGAAGGCACTAATTCCGACACACCAGTTCGTGACAGACTACATGGACGTCTTACAGCTTAACAATTGGTTCCAAGGAGACAGTATGACAGAAACAAATTTCAGAAGACTTCTGGAATTTATCTTTTACATGGCATTGGtgaatgaggaagtgaggaaaaacGCAAGTTATTTCAGTTTTAAGCCGGGAGACACAGTAGCTGACCTTGCAGTCTtgattagagaaaaaaaggggctACCTGGTTCTTCCCTGGAAACTCAAATCTCACTGGTTGCTCCACTAGTGAGTGACGACCAATCCGAACCTTGTGCGGCAGCCATGGCAAAGCCCGGAAATGTCTGTTCGTACTGCCATAAAATAGGTCATGTTGAAAAAATATGctttaaaaaacaaaaggaccagAAACTGGCATCAAATAAATCTGATTCAAAGAACAAAGCAAAAGGGAATAATCTCTCTGTTAGACCAAGAACAGGTGTATCGCCCCATGTGAACACAGGCAGGACAAGATGCTACAAGGATGTCACTACCCAATACTGCATCATACATGGCCAGTGTAAACACTCGTCAGAACAATGTAAGGATATAATCAATATGAGAATTGAAAAACAGGTCAGAATAGTACAAAGCAGTCGGGGGAAGACCAGCGCACTGTAG
- the LOC135102850 gene encoding cyclin-C-like → MAGNFWQSAHYQQWILDSQDLIQERRPDLEVLTEEEYQKIMIFFTNFIQQLGETLKLRQQVIATATTFLKRFYARNSLRCIDPLLLAPTSVFLSSKVEEFGVISNSRLISTCQSVVKNKFSYAYTTEFPYRTNHILECEFYLLESLDCCLIVYQPYRPLVQYMQDLGGEGEVLQLAWRIVNDSLRTDVCLLFPPYEIALACIHMACVVHQKDCKQWFAELNTDLDRIMEITRYILNLYELWKTYDERKEVQALLQKMPKPTTQPVPR, encoded by the exons CCAGCAATGGATCCTGGACAGTCAAGACCTGATCCAGGAGCGCCGGCCAGACCTGGAGGTGCTCACTGAGGAGGAATACCAAAAgattatgattttcttcactaatt tcatCCAGCAGCTGGGTGAGACACTGAAGCTCCGGCAACAGGTGATAGCCACAGCCACCACGTTCCTCAAGAGGTTCTATGCCCGGAATTCCCTGCGCTGCATTGACCCACTGCTGCTTGCCCCCACCAGCGTCTTCCTCTCATCCAAAGTGGAGGAGTTCGGCGTCATCTCCAACAGCAGGCTCATCTCCACCTGCCAGTCTGTGG TGAAAAACAAGTTCTCTTATGCCTACACCACTGAGTTCCCATATCGCACCAACCACATCCTTGAGTGCGAGTTCTACCTGCTGGAGAGTCTGGACTGCTGCCTCATCGTCTATCAGCCCTATAG GCCACTGGTGCAGTACATGCAAGAtctggggggggagggggaggtgctGCAGCTGGCCTGGCGCATTGTCAATGACAGCCTCAGGACGGATGTGTGTCTACTCTTCCCGCCTTATGAGATTGCCCTCG CCTGCATCCACATGGCATGCGTGGTGCACCAGAAGGACTGCAAGCAATGGTTTGCTGAGCTCAACACCGATCTGGACCGCATCATGGAGATAACACGCTATATCCTCAACCTGTACGAGCTGTGGAAGACCTATGATGAGCGCAAGGAAGTCCAGGCGCTGCTGCAGAAGATGCCCAAGCCTACCACACAGCCGGTGCCCCGGTGA